The Anaerotignum propionicum DSM 1682 sequence ATGCCTCCAAGAATGCCCAATGCCAGTACAATTAAAATGGCTATACTCATTTTTCCCCCTCCTTTTCAAAAAACAGCTTACTCAAAAGAAATACAAAAAGGATACTGCCAATAACTGATGAAATGGCAAATAACAGAGCCTTCCCGCCCAATACAGGTAAATTCCGAATCACATCGCCATTTCTGCCTATGCTAACCCCCATGCAAAAAATCAAGAGCATAAGCCAGAGGGTTTCCAGACGACAATTTAATTTAATTTGTTTTTCCTTAAGTAGTCCAAAAAAACCAATTGCAAAACCCATTGCCAAAACCAAAAAAATCTTCCACATTTACATTCCCCCATAAATATTTTCATTCTTACATCGGTTTACAATTCATTCAGGTAATCAAGTCTTCAAGAAATTGCTTGCACTATAAACCCCACTAAAATTACTTTATAATATGCCCATAGACCTTAGAATGGCAACCATTCCCCCTTATGAATAAAAAAGCTGCCCCCGAAATACGAGGGCAACACTTTTATCGAGCATCATCTTTTAACAACTGCACAACCTTATCAATTTCTTCCTTGGAAACATAATTATGGGTCACAAACCGCATCATTCCGTTGTCCTCACCGTTGATGCGTACATCATGCTCAGCCATATATTTTACCAATGTAGCAGAATCCATGGGGAAGTCCTTTAGGCGGAAAAACACCATATTAATTTGCTGACGTTCCTCATAAACCTCCAAGCCTTCAACTTCTTTCAAGCTTGTACACAAATATTTTGCATTATCATGATCTTCCTGCAATCTTCTTGACATTTCCTTCAGTGCAAGAATACCCGCTGCCGCCAAAATACCCACCTGACGCATACCGCCACCAAGAATTTTCCGCTTTCTTCTCGCCTTGGTAATAAACTCTTTGCTACCCATCAATAGGGACCCGGCGGGAGCACAAAGGCCTTTGGACAAGCACACAGAAATGGTATCTGTATATTGCGCCATGTCTTTTACATCCACATTTAAATAAGTAGCTGCATTAAAGATACGTGCACCATCAACATAAACGGGCAATTGATATTTTTCAGCAAGCGCCTTCACTTGTTTCATATACTCCAAAGACCGTACCTGACCATCAGAATCTGCATTTTCATAACTAATCAGCGCAGTTCTTGGTTGATGAATATCATCTGGGTCTTTTCTGATATAGTGCTCAACCAAATCCAGAGACATTTCACCCTTAACATTGGGTACAGAGCGCAACTGTGCACCTGCAATGATTGCGGACGCCCCTACCTCATGGGCAATTATATGGCAGTTATCAGGAAGGATAACCTCCTCACCCCTTTGTACATGGGTGAATAAAGCAAGCTGATTGGCCATTGTCCCCGTGGGAACAAAAAGGGCACTTTCTTTGCCAAAAATTTCAGCAGCCAATCTCTCCAGCTCATTGATTGTGGCGTCGTCTCCGTAAACGTCATCGCCAACCACAGCGCTTGCCATTGCTTTTCTCATTTCTTCCGTTGGTACAGTTACTGTGTCACTTCTGAAATCAATTTTTCCGTTAATCAACCCTTACGCCTCCTCTGTCAATTTTAAGCGCAAATTATTAATCTCTTCATCTTCCAAATATTCATCATAAGTCATTTGTCTGTCAATGATTCCACCTGGTAGAATTTCAATAATCCTATCAGCAATGGTCTGTACAAACTGATGGTCATGAGAATCAAAAAGCAGTGTACCTTTATATTCAGACAAACCTTCGTTTAACGCGGTGATTGCCTCCAAATCCAAATGGTTTGTGGGCTCGTCCATAATCAATACGTTGGCACCGCTCATCATCATCTTACAAAGCATGCAACGAACTTTTTCACCACCGGACAGAACATTGGCAGATTTCAAAGCTTCCTCACCACTAAAGAGCATGCGTCCAAGCCATCCACGAATATCCGCATCATACTGCTCGCCTTCCTTGGCAAAGGGTCTCAGCCACTCAATCAAAGATTCTTTGCAGCCTTCAAAATATTCTGAATTATCCTTAGGGAAATATCCTGTTTTGGTTGTAATGCCCCATTTGAATTTGCCTTCATCAGGCTCCATTTCCCCCATCAAAATCTGGAATAAAGCAGTTCTTGCAATTTCGTCCTTGCCTACAAAGGCAACCTTTTCGTTAGGACGAATCATAAAACTAATGTTATCCAAAATCTTTTTGCCATCAATTGTTTTAGAAATATTCTCTACCAATAAAACATCATTTCCCACTTCTCTATCTTGCTTAAAGCTACAGAAGGGATAGCGTCTACTGGAAGGCTTAACGGTATCCATCTGAAGGTTATCCAACAATTTCTTTCTGCTGGTCGCCTGCTTAGCCTTAGAAGCATTTGCGCTAAAGCGCTGAATGAATTCCTGTAATTCCTTCATTTTCTGCTCTGTCCGTTTATTCTGGTCTTTAATTTGACGCTGGGTCAACTGGGTAAAGCTATACCAGAAATCATAGTTACCAACAAACATTGTAATT is a genomic window containing:
- a CDS encoding ABC-F family ATP-binding cassette domain-containing protein, with protein sequence MIAAQGVSLQYGGRVLFNDVNINFTKGNCYGLIGANGAGKSTFLKILSGEIEPNKGSVFITPGERMAVLKQDHFLFDELEVVQTVLYGHKRLYEIMKEKEELYSKADFTDEDGIKVSELEGEFAELDGWSAESNAEILLNGLGITNELHYVKMKELTGTQKVKVLLAQALFGNPDILLLDEPTNHLDIHAIRWLEDFLMNFENTVIVVSHDRHFLNKVCTNIADIDYGKITMFVGNYDFWYSFTQLTQRQIKDQNKRTEQKMKELQEFIQRFSANASKAKQATSRKKLLDNLQMDTVKPSSRRYPFCSFKQDREVGNDVLLVENISKTIDGKKILDNISFMIRPNEKVAFVGKDEIARTALFQILMGEMEPDEGKFKWGITTKTGYFPKDNSEYFEGCKESLIEWLRPFAKEGEQYDADIRGWLGRMLFSGEEALKSANVLSGGEKVRCMLCKMMMSGANVLIMDEPTNHLDLEAITALNEGLSEYKGTLLFDSHDHQFVQTIADRIIEILPGGIIDRQMTYDEYLEDEEINNLRLKLTEEA
- a CDS encoding LysO family transporter, encoding MWKIFLVLAMGFAIGFFGLLKEKQIKLNCRLETLWLMLLIFCMGVSIGRNGDVIRNLPVLGGKALLFAISSVIGSILFVFLLSKLFFEKEGEK
- the ltaE gene encoding low-specificity L-threonine aldolase codes for the protein MINGKIDFRSDTVTVPTEEMRKAMASAVVGDDVYGDDATINELERLAAEIFGKESALFVPTGTMANQLALFTHVQRGEEVILPDNCHIIAHEVGASAIIAGAQLRSVPNVKGEMSLDLVEHYIRKDPDDIHQPRTALISYENADSDGQVRSLEYMKQVKALAEKYQLPVYVDGARIFNAATYLNVDVKDMAQYTDTISVCLSKGLCAPAGSLLMGSKEFITKARRKRKILGGGMRQVGILAAAGILALKEMSRRLQEDHDNAKYLCTSLKEVEGLEVYEERQQINMVFFRLKDFPMDSATLVKYMAEHDVRINGEDNGMMRFVTHNYVSKEEIDKVVQLLKDDAR